From one Pseudomonas fluorescens genomic stretch:
- a CDS encoding efflux RND transporter periplasmic adaptor subunit, with the protein MKATTLVLGGALLLVGCGKQASTPEPVRPVLSIIAQPQVQANLGRFAGSIQARYESTLGFRVGGRIARRWVDVGSQVKPGDVLASLDPTDQRNQLRAAEGDLAKIQAQWINAQANARRQQQLFDRGVGAQAQLDIAQTDLKTTGASLEQARAAVDQARDQLGYSELKTDHGAVVTNWQAEAGQTVSAGQAVVTLARPDIKEAVIDLPTNLAEQLSTELKFLVASQLDPDINTTATLRELEPQADATTRTRRARLTLVDTPNAFRLGTAISVTLTSAVSPRTELPASALLESDGKTRVWVVDPQQNTVATRDVKLLERTPGSVVLASGVQPGERVVTAGVNSLKPGQKVIVDEEDPQ; encoded by the coding sequence ATGAAAGCAACCACGCTTGTCTTGGGCGGTGCGCTGCTGCTCGTGGGTTGCGGCAAACAAGCCAGTACGCCTGAGCCTGTACGGCCGGTGCTGTCGATCATTGCCCAGCCGCAGGTGCAGGCCAATCTCGGACGATTCGCCGGCAGCATCCAGGCCCGTTACGAAAGCACCTTGGGTTTTCGTGTGGGCGGCCGGATTGCCCGACGCTGGGTCGATGTCGGCAGTCAGGTGAAACCAGGCGATGTGCTAGCCAGCCTTGACCCCACCGACCAGCGCAACCAGTTGCGCGCCGCCGAGGGCGATCTGGCGAAGATCCAGGCGCAGTGGATCAACGCCCAGGCCAACGCCCGGCGTCAGCAGCAGTTGTTCGATCGCGGCGTGGGCGCGCAGGCTCAACTGGACATCGCCCAAACCGACCTTAAGACCACCGGAGCGTCCCTGGAGCAGGCCCGGGCGGCGGTTGACCAGGCCCGTGATCAACTGGGTTACAGCGAACTGAAGACCGATCATGGCGCCGTGGTCACCAACTGGCAGGCCGAGGCCGGGCAAACGGTGAGTGCCGGCCAGGCCGTGGTTACCCTGGCGCGGCCGGATATCAAGGAAGCGGTGATCGACCTGCCGACCAACCTGGCCGAGCAATTGAGCACGGAGCTCAAGTTTCTGGTGGCCTCGCAACTGGACCCGGACATCAATACCACGGCGACCTTGCGTGAGCTGGAGCCCCAGGCCGACGCCACCACGCGCACCCGTCGCGCTCGCCTGACCCTGGTCGATACACCGAATGCGTTCCGCCTGGGCACGGCAATCAGCGTCACCCTGACCTCGGCGGTTTCGCCACGCACCGAACTGCCGGCGTCGGCCTTATTGGAAAGCGACGGCAAGACCCGGGTATGGGTGGTCGATCCGCAGCAAAACACCGTTGCCACACGTGATGTGAAGCTGCTTGAACGTACCCCCGGCAGTGTGGTGCTGGCCTCGGGCGTGCAGCCTGGCGAGCGAGTGGTAACCGCCGGTGTGAACAGTCTCAAACCGGGCCAGAAGGTCATCGTCGACGAGGAAGACCCGCAATGA
- a CDS encoding methionine ABC transporter ATP-binding protein, whose protein sequence is MSAVSARVAQEQQPPFAPLQQAQQRALHPELGNAHVRFIGLGKTYPGQQAPALDGIDLNIQHGEIFGIIGRSGAGKSSLIRTINRLEQPSHGRVLIDQVDIGEYDEDRLVRLRRRIGMIFQHFNLMSAKTVWQNVELPLKVAGVPKAQRQRKVAELLELVGLQEKHHVYPAQLSGGQKQRVGIARALVHDPEILLCDEATSALDPETTESILGLLRDINQRLGLTIVLITHEMAVIRDICHRVVVLERGRIVEQGAVWQVFGDPQHEVSKTLLAPLQPALPAALQARLQARPASPEAALVLSLRVSGRDRQAPELSALFSLLGGRISLLQGGIEPIQGRALGQLVVSVANSPHSHEQVIERTRQWAAQVEVLGYVV, encoded by the coding sequence ATGAGCGCCGTCAGCGCCCGCGTGGCGCAGGAGCAACAGCCGCCTTTCGCGCCCCTGCAACAGGCCCAGCAACGGGCCTTGCACCCGGAGCTGGGCAACGCCCATGTACGATTCATCGGCCTGGGCAAAACTTATCCGGGCCAGCAGGCGCCGGCGCTGGACGGCATCGACCTGAACATCCAGCACGGTGAAATCTTCGGCATCATCGGCCGCAGCGGGGCCGGCAAGTCGTCACTGATCCGCACTATCAACCGCCTGGAGCAACCGAGCCACGGCCGGGTGCTGATAGACCAGGTGGATATCGGCGAGTACGACGAAGACCGCCTGGTACGCCTGCGCCGGCGCATCGGCATGATCTTCCAGCACTTCAACCTGATGTCGGCCAAGACCGTCTGGCAGAACGTCGAGCTGCCACTCAAGGTAGCCGGCGTGCCCAAGGCCCAGCGCCAGCGCAAGGTCGCCGAGTTGCTGGAGCTGGTCGGCCTGCAGGAGAAGCACCACGTTTATCCGGCGCAGTTGTCCGGCGGCCAGAAGCAGCGTGTCGGCATTGCCCGGGCGCTGGTGCATGACCCGGAGATTCTGCTGTGCGACGAAGCCACTTCGGCGCTCGACCCGGAGACCACCGAGTCGATCCTCGGCCTGCTGCGCGATATCAACCAGCGCCTGGGCCTGACCATCGTGCTGATCACCCATGAGATGGCGGTGATCCGCGATATCTGCCATCGGGTGGTGGTGCTCGAACGTGGCCGCATCGTCGAGCAAGGCGCCGTCTGGCAAGTGTTCGGCGACCCGCAACATGAGGTCAGCAAGACCCTGCTCGCGCCCTTGCAACCCGCCCTGCCGGCGGCGTTGCAGGCGCGCTTGCAAGCCCGGCCAGCAAGCCCGGAGGCGGCGCTGGTGCTGAGCCTGCGAGTCAGTGGCAGAGACAGACAGGCGCCCGAGCTGTCCGCCTTGTTCTCACTGCTGGGCGGCCGGATCAGCCTGCTGCAAGGCGGCATCGAACCGATCCAGGGCCGTGCTTTGGGGCAACTCGTGGTGTCGGTGGCCAACTCGCCACACAGCCATGAGCAGGTGATTGAGCGCACCCGGCAATGGGCTGCACAGGTGGAGGTACTGGGTTATGTGGTTTGA
- a CDS encoding methionine ABC transporter permease, whose protein sequence is MWFDRLLQGVLDTLLMVGVSSLIALLAGVPLAVILVTSGKGGIFEAPTLNRVLGAFVNLFRSIPFLILMVALIPFTRLIVGTTYGVWAAVVPLTIAATPFFARIAEVSLREVDHGLIEAAQAMGCRRWHIVWHVLLPEALPGIVGGFTITLVTMINSSAMAGAIGAGGLGDIAYRYGYQRFDSQIMLTVIVMLVVLVALIQLGGDRLAKGLNKR, encoded by the coding sequence ATGTGGTTTGATCGCTTGCTCCAGGGTGTGCTCGACACCCTGCTGATGGTTGGCGTCTCGTCGCTGATCGCCTTGCTCGCCGGCGTACCGCTGGCGGTAATCCTGGTCACCAGTGGCAAGGGCGGCATCTTCGAAGCCCCCACGCTGAACCGGGTGCTCGGCGCCTTCGTCAATCTGTTCCGTTCGATCCCGTTCCTGATTCTGATGGTGGCCTTGATTCCCTTTACCCGGCTGATCGTCGGCACCACCTATGGCGTCTGGGCAGCAGTGGTACCGCTGACCATCGCCGCCACCCCGTTCTTTGCGCGCATCGCCGAAGTCAGCCTGCGCGAGGTCGACCACGGCCTGATCGAAGCGGCCCAGGCCATGGGTTGCCGGCGCTGGCACATCGTCTGGCATGTGCTGCTGCCCGAAGCCCTGCCGGGCATCGTCGGCGGCTTTACCATCACCCTGGTGACCATGATCAACTCCTCGGCCATGGCCGGCGCCATTGGCGCCGGAGGCCTGGGCGACATTGCCTACCGCTACGGCTACCAGCGCTTCGACAGCCAGATCATGCTGACCGTGATCGTCATGCTGGTGGTGCTGGTGGCGTTGATTCAGCTGGGTGGAGATCGGTTGGCGAAGGGTTTGAACAAGCGCTGA
- a CDS encoding efflux RND transporter permease subunit, whose translation MKGSFNLSEWALKHQSFVWYLMFVGLLMGVFSYMNLGREEDPSFTIKTMVIQTRWPGATQDETLYQVTDRIEKKLEELDSLDYVKSYTRPGESTVYVNLRDTTKAEDIPQIWYQVRKKIQDIRGQFPQGIQGPAFNDEFGDVFGSIYAFTADGLSMRQLRDYVEQVRAEIREVPNLGKVEMIGTQDEVLYLNFSTRKLASFGIDQRQVLQALQSQNAVTPAGVIEAGPERISVRTTGQFASEKDLEAVNLRINDRFFRLADIAEIQRGFVDPPAPMFRYNGQTAIGLAIGMKAGGNIQVFGADLHKMMDRVVSELPVGVGVHTVSDQAVVVEEAVGGFTSALFEAVIIVLVVSFISLGVRAGLVVACSIPLVLAMVFIFMEYSGITMQRISLGALIIALGLLVDDAMITVEVMVTRLEMGETKEQAATFAYTSTAFPMLTGTLVTVAGFVPIGLNASSAGEYTYTLFAVIAAALLVSWVVAVVFAPVLGVHILSTKVKPHNEEPGRIGRAFGGSLLWCMRHRWLTIIGTVLLFVLAVFCMRFVQNQFFPSSDRPEILVDLNLPQNASIEETRKAVDRLEATLKGDPDIVRWSTYIGQGAIRFYLPLDQQLQNPYYAQLVIVSKGFEAREVLMQRLQKRLREDFVGIGTNVQSLEMGPPVGRPIQYRVSGKDIDEVRKHAIALATLLDANEHIGEMIYDWNEPGKVLRVEIAQDKARQLGLSSEDVANVMNSIVTGAPITEVNDNIYLIDVIARAEDSERGSPQTLQNLQIVTPNGTSIPLLAFATVRYELEQPLVWRRDRKPTITIKASVRGEIQPTDLVAELKPQIDAFASKLPVGYGVATGGTVEESGKAQGPIAKVVPLMLFMMGTFLMIQLHSVQKLFLVASVAPLGLIGVVLALVPTGTPMGFVAILGILALIGIIIRNSVILVTQIDEYEAQGYSPWDAVLEATNHRRRPILLTAAAASLGMIPIAREVFWGPMAYAMIGGIIVATLLTLLFLPALYVAWYKIREPQRQR comes from the coding sequence ATGAAAGGAAGCTTCAACCTGTCGGAGTGGGCGCTGAAGCACCAATCCTTTGTCTGGTACCTGATGTTCGTCGGCTTGCTGATGGGCGTGTTTTCCTACATGAACCTGGGGCGTGAGGAAGACCCTTCGTTCACCATCAAGACCATGGTCATTCAGACCCGCTGGCCGGGTGCGACCCAGGATGAAACCCTGTACCAGGTCACCGACCGCATCGAGAAGAAGCTCGAGGAGCTGGACTCGCTCGACTATGTAAAAAGCTACACCCGTCCGGGTGAGTCGACGGTCTACGTCAACCTGCGCGACACCACCAAAGCCGAGGATATTCCGCAGATCTGGTATCAGGTGCGCAAGAAGATCCAGGACATCCGCGGCCAGTTTCCCCAGGGCATTCAGGGCCCGGCCTTCAACGATGAGTTCGGTGACGTGTTCGGCTCGATCTACGCGTTTACCGCCGATGGCCTGAGCATGCGCCAGCTGCGCGACTACGTCGAACAGGTGCGCGCCGAGATCCGCGAAGTACCCAACCTGGGCAAGGTGGAGATGATCGGCACCCAGGACGAGGTGCTGTATCTGAACTTCTCGACCCGCAAGCTGGCGTCGTTCGGCATCGACCAGCGCCAGGTGCTGCAGGCCCTGCAGAGCCAGAACGCGGTCACCCCGGCCGGGGTGATCGAGGCCGGTCCAGAGCGCATTTCGGTGCGCACCACCGGCCAGTTCGCTTCGGAAAAAGACCTGGAAGCGGTCAACCTGCGGATCAACGACCGCTTCTTCCGCCTGGCGGATATCGCCGAGATCCAGCGAGGCTTTGTCGACCCACCCGCGCCGATGTTTCGCTACAACGGCCAGACTGCCATCGGCCTGGCCATCGGCATGAAGGCCGGCGGCAACATCCAGGTGTTCGGTGCCGACCTGCACAAGATGATGGACCGCGTGGTGTCCGAGCTGCCGGTGGGTGTTGGCGTGCATACGGTGTCTGACCAGGCGGTGGTGGTAGAGGAGGCCGTGGGCGGCTTTACCAGTGCACTGTTCGAGGCGGTGATCATCGTCCTGGTGGTCAGCTTCATCAGCCTCGGGGTGCGCGCCGGATTGGTGGTGGCCTGCTCGATTCCGCTGGTGCTGGCCATGGTCTTTATCTTCATGGAGTACAGCGGCATCACCATGCAGCGGATCTCCCTGGGCGCCCTGATCATTGCCCTGGGCCTGTTGGTGGACGATGCGATGATTACCGTCGAGGTCATGGTCACGCGCCTGGAAATGGGTGAGACCAAGGAGCAGGCGGCCACCTTCGCCTACACCTCGACTGCCTTTCCGATGCTCACCGGTACCCTGGTGACGGTCGCAGGCTTCGTGCCGATCGGCCTCAACGCCAGCTCGGCAGGGGAGTACACCTACACCCTGTTCGCGGTGATTGCGGCCGCCTTGCTGGTGTCCTGGGTGGTGGCCGTAGTATTTGCCCCGGTACTCGGCGTGCACATCCTCAGCACCAAGGTCAAACCGCACAACGAAGAGCCCGGGCGCATCGGCAGGGCCTTTGGCGGCAGCCTGCTGTGGTGCATGCGCCATCGCTGGCTGACCATCATCGGTACGGTGCTGCTGTTCGTCCTGGCAGTGTTCTGCATGCGTTTCGTACAGAACCAGTTCTTCCCGTCCTCCGACCGGCCAGAAATCCTCGTCGATCTCAACCTGCCGCAAAACGCCTCGATCGAGGAGACCCGCAAGGCAGTGGATCGCCTCGAGGCGACGCTCAAGGGCGACCCGGATATCGTGCGCTGGAGCACCTACATCGGTCAGGGCGCGATCCGCTTCTACCTGCCTCTCGACCAGCAGTTGCAGAACCCGTACTACGCCCAGTTGGTGATCGTCAGCAAGGGCTTCGAAGCACGCGAGGTGTTGATGCAGCGCCTGCAGAAGCGCCTGCGTGAGGACTTCGTCGGCATCGGCACCAACGTTCAGTCGCTGGAAATGGGCCCGCCGGTAGGGCGGCCGATCCAGTACCGGGTCAGCGGCAAGGACATCGACGAGGTGCGCAAGCATGCCATCGCCCTGGCAACCCTGCTGGATGCCAACGAGCATATCGGCGAGATGATTTACGACTGGAACGAACCGGGCAAGGTACTACGGGTCGAGATCGCCCAGGACAAGGCACGCCAGCTCGGCCTGTCGTCCGAGGACGTGGCCAATGTGATGAACAGTATTGTCACCGGCGCTCCGATCACCGAGGTCAATGACAACATCTACCTGATCGACGTCATTGCCCGCGCCGAAGACAGCGAACGCGGCTCGCCGCAGACCTTGCAGAACCTGCAGATCGTCACCCCCAACGGCACCTCGATCCCATTGCTGGCCTTTGCCACCGTGCGCTACGAGCTGGAGCAGCCGCTGGTGTGGCGCCGCGACCGCAAGCCGACCATCACCATCAAGGCCTCGGTGCGCGGCGAGATCCAGCCGACCGACCTGGTGGCCGAGCTCAAGCCGCAGATCGACGCGTTCGCCAGCAAGCTGCCGGTGGGTTACGGCGTGGCCACCGGCGGTACCGTGGAAGAAAGCGGCAAGGCCCAGGGCCCGATCGCCAAGGTGGTGCCGCTGATGCTGTTCATGATGGGCACCTTCCTGATGATCCAGTTGCACAGCGTGCAGAAGCTGTTCCTGGTCGCCAGCGTGGCGCCCCTGGGCTTGATCGGCGTGGTCCTGGCGCTGGTGCCGACGGGCACGCCGATGGGCTTTGTGGCGATCCTGGGGATCTTGGCGCTGATCGGCATCATCATCCGCAACTCGGTGATCCTGGTGACCCAGATCGACGAGTACGAGGCCCAGGGTTACTCACCCTGGGACGCGGTGCTGGAGGCGACCAACCACAGGCGCCGGCCGATTCTATTGACGGCGGCAGCGGCGAGCCTGGGCATGATCCCGATCGCCCGGGAGGTGTTCTGGGGGCCGATGGCCTACGCCATGATTGGCGGGATTATCGTCGCCACCTTGCTGACCCTGCTGTTTTTGCCGGCGCTGTATGTGGCCTGGTACAAGATCCGCGAACCGCAGCGTCAGCGATGA
- a CDS encoding ABC transporter permease subunit produces the protein MKRFSFSKLMLVLGLLFIYLPMLILVIYSFNASKLVTVWGGWSVKWYVGLLDNTQLMGSVMRSLEIACYTAIAAVALGTLAAFVLTRVTRFKGRTLFGGLVTAPLVMPEVITGLSLLLLFVAMAQMIGWPQERGIVTIWIAHTTFCAAYVAVVVSARLRELDLSIEEAAMDLGARPWKVFFLITIPMIAPSLAAGGMMSFALSLDDLVLASFVSGPGSTTLPMEVFSAVRLGVKPEINAVASLILLSVSLVTFMVWYFSRQAEERRRRAIQQAIEESAADSWKQPDVRRAPAPVSA, from the coding sequence ATGAAGCGTTTCAGTTTCTCCAAATTGATGTTGGTCCTGGGCCTGCTGTTCATCTACCTGCCCATGCTGATCCTGGTGATCTACTCGTTCAACGCCTCCAAGCTGGTGACGGTGTGGGGCGGCTGGTCGGTGAAGTGGTACGTCGGCCTGCTCGACAACACCCAGCTGATGGGTTCGGTCATGCGCTCGCTGGAGATCGCCTGCTACACCGCGATTGCCGCCGTGGCGCTGGGTACCCTGGCCGCCTTCGTGCTGACCCGGGTTACCCGCTTCAAGGGCCGTACCCTGTTCGGTGGCCTGGTCACCGCGCCACTGGTAATGCCCGAAGTGATCACCGGTCTGTCGCTGTTGCTGCTGTTCGTGGCCATGGCGCAGATGATCGGCTGGCCCCAGGAGCGTGGCATCGTCACCATCTGGATCGCCCACACCACCTTCTGCGCAGCCTATGTGGCGGTAGTGGTGTCGGCACGCCTGCGTGAGCTGGATCTGTCGATCGAAGAAGCGGCCATGGACCTTGGTGCACGGCCGTGGAAGGTGTTCTTCCTGATCACCATCCCGATGATCGCACCGTCGCTGGCTGCGGGCGGGATGATGTCCTTCGCCCTGTCGCTGGATGACCTGGTACTGGCCAGCTTTGTGTCCGGCCCGGGCTCGACCACCCTGCCGATGGAAGTCTTCTCTGCCGTGCGTCTGGGCGTGAAGCCGGAAATCAATGCCGTGGCCAGCCTGATCCTGCTCAGCGTGTCGCTGGTGACCTTCATGGTCTGGTACTTCAGCCGCCAGGCCGAAGAGCGTCGTCGTCGGGCGATCCAGCAGGCTATCGAGGAAAGCGCTGCCGACTCGTGGAAACAACCGGACGTGCGTCGCGCGCCGGCGCCGGTTTCGGCGTGA
- a CDS encoding AAA family ATPase, producing the protein MLTTLAVANYRSINHLVLPLARLNVITGPNGSGKSNLYKALRLLAETAQGGVINALAGEGGLESTFWAGPERISRRMSQGEVAVEGGPRQEAKRLRLGFADDDFGYAIGLGLPASSGHFMLPGNSLPIASRFTLDPQIKRECIWAGPVYRPASLLVDRQGAMVRGRDGRQWEVLAQHTPDYDSLYDQVGNLRSSPEVLHLRERIRGWRFYDHFRTDRESPARRPQLGTRTPVLHHDGRDLAAALQTIIEIGDARALWDTLGDAFPGSHLTIDAVPGGLFNLQFHQQGLLRPLSAAELSDGTLRFLLLVAALLSPRAPTMMVLNEPETSLHPDLLPALARLIIRATEHCQVWVVSHARRLVAALEQDARCNSIVLEKELGQTRVAGQGMLDEPAWHWPE; encoded by the coding sequence ATGCTGACCACCCTGGCTGTCGCCAACTACCGCTCGATCAACCATCTGGTGCTGCCACTGGCGCGCCTGAATGTCATCACCGGGCCCAACGGCAGCGGCAAGTCCAACCTGTACAAGGCCTTGCGCCTGCTGGCAGAGACCGCCCAGGGTGGGGTGATCAACGCTCTTGCCGGCGAAGGTGGGCTGGAATCGACCTTCTGGGCAGGCCCCGAACGCATCAGCCGCCGCATGAGCCAGGGCGAGGTAGCGGTCGAGGGTGGTCCACGCCAGGAGGCAAAGCGCTTGCGCCTGGGTTTTGCCGACGACGATTTCGGTTATGCCATCGGCTTGGGCCTGCCTGCTTCCAGCGGGCACTTCATGCTCCCTGGAAACAGCCTGCCAATCGCCTCGCGCTTCACCCTCGACCCGCAGATCAAGCGCGAATGCATCTGGGCAGGCCCTGTCTACCGCCCCGCCAGCCTGCTGGTGGATCGTCAGGGTGCGATGGTGCGCGGCCGCGACGGGCGCCAGTGGGAGGTGCTGGCCCAACACACGCCAGACTACGACAGCCTCTACGACCAGGTCGGCAACCTGCGTTCATCACCGGAAGTGCTGCACTTGCGCGAACGTATCCGCGGCTGGCGCTTCTACGATCATTTTCGTACCGATCGCGAGTCACCGGCGCGCCGCCCGCAGCTCGGAACCCGCACTCCCGTGCTGCACCATGACGGCCGCGACCTGGCAGCAGCGCTGCAGACCATTATCGAGATCGGTGATGCCCGGGCGTTATGGGACACCCTCGGCGACGCCTTTCCCGGCTCGCACCTGACCATCGATGCGGTCCCTGGCGGGCTGTTCAACCTGCAGTTTCACCAGCAGGGCCTGCTGCGCCCGCTATCGGCAGCAGAACTGTCGGACGGGACCCTGCGCTTCCTGCTGCTGGTCGCGGCCCTGCTGAGCCCCAGGGCACCGACCATGATGGTATTGAATGAACCGGAGACCAGCCTGCACCCCGATCTGTTGCCGGCACTGGCACGTTTGATCATCCGTGCCACCGAGCATTGCCAGGTGTGGGTGGTGTCGCACGCACGGCGACTGGTAGCGGCCCTGGAACAGGATGCGCGCTGCAATTCGATCGTGCTGGAGAAGGAACTGGGGCAGACCCGGGTGGCGGGTCAGGGAATGCTGGACGAGCCGGCCTGGCACTGGCCGGAGTGA
- a CDS encoding ABC transporter permease subunit, which yields MNARKLKRAFNRIKPEGRHVVIGVPFIWLFLFFMLPFFIVLKISFAEADVAIPPYTEIYSYVEDKVQLVLNLANYGLLTEDELYISAYLGSLKMAFVSTLLCLLIGYPMAYAIANARKETQTVLLLLIMMPTWTAILIRVYAWMGILSNNGLLNAFLMWLGLIDQPLQILNTNLAVYIGVVYSYLPFMILPLYANLVKHDQSLLEAASDLGSSTFNSFWKITVPLSKNGIIAGCMLVFIPVVGEFVIPELLGGPETLMIGKVLWQEFFNNRDWPVASALAVVMLAILIVPILLFNRSQAKEMEGRA from the coding sequence ATGAACGCGCGCAAGCTCAAGCGAGCCTTCAACCGAATAAAGCCCGAGGGGCGCCACGTGGTGATCGGCGTGCCGTTCATCTGGCTGTTCCTGTTCTTCATGCTGCCGTTCTTCATCGTTCTGAAGATCAGCTTCGCTGAAGCCGACGTGGCGATCCCGCCGTACACCGAGATCTACAGCTACGTCGAAGACAAGGTGCAACTGGTGCTCAACCTGGCCAACTATGGCCTGTTGACCGAAGACGAACTGTACATCTCGGCGTACCTGGGTTCGTTGAAGATGGCCTTCGTCAGCACGCTGTTGTGCCTGCTGATCGGCTATCCGATGGCCTATGCCATTGCCAACGCGCGCAAGGAAACCCAGACGGTACTGTTGCTGCTGATCATGATGCCGACCTGGACGGCGATCCTGATCCGCGTGTATGCCTGGATGGGCATCCTCAGCAACAACGGCCTGCTCAATGCCTTCCTGATGTGGCTGGGGTTGATCGATCAGCCGTTGCAGATCCTCAACACTAACCTGGCGGTGTATATCGGCGTGGTCTATTCGTACCTGCCGTTCATGATCCTGCCGCTCTACGCCAACCTGGTGAAGCACGACCAGAGCCTGCTTGAGGCCGCCTCGGACCTGGGTTCGAGCACCTTCAACAGCTTCTGGAAGATCACCGTGCCGCTGTCGAAGAACGGCATCATCGCCGGCTGCATGCTGGTGTTTATTCCGGTAGTGGGTGAGTTCGTCATTCCTGAGCTGCTCGGCGGCCCGGAAACCCTGATGATCGGTAAAGTGCTCTGGCAAGAGTTCTTCAACAACCGTGACTGGCCGGTGGCCTCTGCCCTGGCGGTAGTGATGCTGGCGATCCTGATCGTACCGATCCTGCTCTTCAACCGTAGTCAGGCCAAAGAGATGGAGGGCAGGGCATGA
- a CDS encoding efflux RND transporter periplasmic adaptor subunit, protein MTVLRPLSIVCLGGLLVLAGCGEKKAAEIELPRVGVQRVQPGDFAASVTLTGDIQARVQTDLSFRVGGKIISRSVDVGDHIKANQVLARLDPKDLQTNVDSAKAEVFAEQARVTQSAAAFVRQQKLLPKGYTSQSEYDSAEAALRSSQSALKAAQAQLANAREQLSYTALVAEADGVITERQAEVGQVVQATVPIFSLARDGERDAVFNVYEALLVAPATREVIKISLVDNPKIQAQGYIREVTPTVSAQSGTVQVKVALNEVPAGMELGSPVTATGNVQGKPSVELPWSALTKDLHDPAVWLVGEDDKVRLQKVKVMRYLTGKVVVGDGLKGGETVVVTGGQLLNPGMQVEIAPLKDSGVAQ, encoded by the coding sequence ATGACGGTGTTGCGTCCTTTATCGATCGTCTGCCTGGGGGGATTGCTGGTGCTGGCGGGATGCGGCGAAAAGAAAGCCGCTGAAATCGAGCTGCCCAGAGTCGGTGTCCAACGTGTACAACCCGGTGATTTTGCCGCTTCCGTGACCCTGACCGGCGATATTCAGGCGCGGGTGCAGACCGATCTGTCGTTTCGTGTGGGCGGCAAGATCATTTCCCGCAGTGTCGATGTTGGTGACCACATCAAGGCCAACCAGGTCTTGGCCCGTCTCGACCCCAAGGACCTGCAGACCAATGTCGACTCGGCCAAGGCTGAAGTGTTCGCTGAGCAGGCGCGGGTGACCCAGAGCGCGGCAGCCTTTGTCCGGCAACAAAAGCTGTTGCCCAAGGGCTACACCAGCCAGAGCGAATACGACTCGGCCGAGGCGGCCTTGCGCAGCAGCCAGAGTGCCTTGAAGGCGGCCCAGGCGCAGTTGGCCAATGCCCGTGAGCAACTGAGCTATACCGCCCTGGTGGCCGAGGCGGACGGGGTGATCACCGAGCGCCAGGCCGAAGTCGGCCAGGTGGTCCAGGCCACGGTGCCGATCTTCAGCCTGGCGCGCGACGGCGAGCGCGATGCGGTATTCAATGTCTACGAAGCCTTGTTGGTGGCCCCAGCCACCCGTGAGGTAATCAAGATCAGCCTGGTGGATAACCCGAAAATCCAGGCCCAGGGCTATATCCGTGAAGTCACCCCGACGGTCTCGGCGCAAAGCGGCACGGTGCAGGTCAAGGTGGCGTTGAATGAGGTGCCGGCCGGCATGGAACTGGGCTCGCCGGTCACCGCCACTGGCAATGTCCAGGGCAAGCCCAGCGTCGAGCTGCCCTGGTCGGCCCTGACCAAGGACCTGCATGACCCGGCGGTGTGGCTGGTGGGCGAGGACGACAAGGTGCGCCTGCAGAAGGTCAAGGTGATGCGCTACCTGACCGGCAAAGTGGTGGTGGGCGATGGTCTCAAAGGCGGTGAAACCGTCGTGGTAACGGGCGGGCAACTGCTCAATCCGGGCATGCAGGTGGAAATCGCGCCGCTCAAGGACAGTGGGGTGGCGCAATGA